CATCTACGCCGCGCTCACGGGGCTGGACACCCTGTTCCTCACCAAGAGCCTGGGGGGCCAGGCCTGGGACTCCACGGCCATCGTGAACTACCCCGGCTTCGACCTGATCACCGGCCCCGAGCTGGTGGACCGGTTCCAGAAACAGCTGTTCGAGAGCCTGAAGCTCTCGCACCAGATCTGCGGGGTCACCTCCGTGGAGAAGCACGGCGGGGTGTTCGAGGTGCGCACCGACGACGACCGGACGTACCGGAGCCGCACCGTGATCCTGGCCACGGGCATGAAGCGCCGCCGGCTGGGGATTCCGGGCGAGCAGGAGTTCCTGGGCCGGGGCGTGCTGGAGTTCCACGCCCTGGCGGCGAACCGGTACGACGGCACCGAGGTGGCGGTGGTGGGCGGGGGGAACTCGGCCGCCCAGGCCGCCCTGGGCCTCGCCGAGGAGGGGGCCCGGGTGACCCTGGTGACCCGGTCGTACCGGGCCGACGAGTACCTCAAGGAGAAGGTGGCCGCCTCGGACGCGATCGTGGTGCTGCAGAACCGGACCCCGCTGCGGATCGAGGGCACCGACCGGGCCGAGGTGCTGGTGGTGCGCAACCAGGACAACGGCGCCGAGGAGGTGCTGCCGGTGGAGGCGGTGTTCGTGGAGATCGGGCTGGTGCCCAACAGCGACCTGGTGCGGGACCTGGTCCACGTGAACGAGCGGGGCGAGGTGGAGATCGACGGCAACTGCCGCACCGGCCTGCCGGGCCTGTACGCGGCGGGCGACGTGACCAACACCTTCGGCAAGCGCATCCTCATCGCGGCCGGCGAGGGGGCCAAGGCGGTCCTGGCCATCGAGCAGTTCCTGAAGGGCCGGAAATCGTGAGCCGTTGGCAGTGGGGGGGGGAGAGGGGGAATCCTTGGCGTTGGTGGATCGCCAGCCTTCTAGCCTCCTAGCTTTCTAGCTTTCTAGCCTTCCAGCCTTCCAGCCGCCTCCCTCACCCGTTTC
This is a stretch of genomic DNA from Deferrisoma camini S3R1. It encodes these proteins:
- a CDS encoding FAD-dependent oxidoreductase; amino-acid sequence: MIERVVDPVCGKPVENPDTAPSTECRGETVYFCSVSCREKFVCEPTKRLTDYLFDVIIIGGGPAGISAGIYAALTGLDTLFLTKSLGGQAWDSTAIVNYPGFDLITGPELVDRFQKQLFESLKLSHQICGVTSVEKHGGVFEVRTDDDRTYRSRTVILATGMKRRRLGIPGEQEFLGRGVLEFHALAANRYDGTEVAVVGGGNSAAQAALGLAEEGARVTLVTRSYRADEYLKEKVAASDAIVVLQNRTPLRIEGTDRAEVLVVRNQDNGAEEVLPVEAVFVEIGLVPNSDLVRDLVHVNERGEVEIDGNCRTGLPGLYAAGDVTNTFGKRILIAAGEGAKAVLAIEQFLKGRKS